In Desulfobulbus oralis, one DNA window encodes the following:
- a CDS encoding DUF2905 domain-containing protein gives MCELNDKATYVHQRTLCFNHFHSLAPAMNRTLIVFGILLLVAGLGWPWLKQLPLGRLPGDLHIARASCRLFLPLTTCLLLSVLLSLVLWFIRK, from the coding sequence ATGTGCGAGCTGAACGACAAAGCCACCTATGTACACCAGCGCACCCTTTGCTTCAATCATTTCCACAGCCTTGCACCCGCAATGAACCGGACTCTGATCGTTTTCGGCATCCTGCTGCTCGTGGCCGGTCTGGGCTGGCCCTGGCTGAAGCAGTTGCCCCTGGGCCGTCTGCCGGGCGACCTCCATATTGCCCGGGCCTCCTGCCGCCTGTTCCTGCCGCTCACCACCTGCCTCCTGCTGAGCGTCCTGCTCTCCCTTGTACTGTGGTTCATCCGGAAATAG
- a CDS encoding pseudouridine synthase: MPAADSGSGLELLYLDRHCAVVDKPGGLLAVPGRGPDREDCVTSRLQRLCPWCIGQPAAHRLDMDTSGLMVLGLSAVAQRHLSAQFASRSVQKGYVALLDGPVAGTSGTIRLAFRLGS; the protein is encoded by the coding sequence ATGCCTGCCGCCGATTCCGGTTCTGGCCTTGAGCTGCTCTACCTGGACCGGCACTGTGCGGTGGTGGACAAGCCGGGCGGGCTGCTGGCCGTGCCAGGCCGCGGGCCGGACAGGGAGGACTGCGTCACCTCCCGCCTGCAGCGGCTCTGCCCCTGGTGCATAGGGCAGCCCGCTGCCCACCGGCTGGACATGGACACCTCCGGCCTGATGGTTCTGGGTCTGAGTGCCGTGGCGCAACGCCATCTTTCCGCCCAGTTTGCCTCGCGCTCGGTGCAGAAAGGCTATGTCGCGCTGCTGGACGGGCCTGTGGCGGGCACATCCGGGACAATCCGCCTGGCCTTCCGGCTTGGATCCTGA